GAGTGGCTGGCCTAAGACCTCCCCTCCCCTGTGGTCAGTGGTAGGGGAGCTCCATTCCggccttttctctctcctcaggGAAGGTTTGCCCAGTCTGTGCAGCAGCATCGCTTCTGTCATGCCATTGGTGATGGCACTGACTGGGGCTGGCTTGAAAGCAGCTGGGAATAGGGACCAACATCTTCAGGACCTCTGACACTGCACTGCCTGGAGAACCCAGATACTGACAGGCATTCTCAGCAGTTGCACGGCCACAGACACCTAGTATAAGGAGACACATTCACCCTTCTGTGAGGAGATGTGTGGGTATAAATACATCAGGGTTCATAGGGGTcacaggcagtgctggggacacATACACACCGGCCAGGACTCACTCTCCTcttcctaaacacacacacacacacacacacacgtgcacacatgCACTCACATATACTCACATACATACTCTCTCATGCTCCCCCACACACTCCATATGCATGTTCATGCCCTGGCACAATTCTAGGGATGTTGAGGCAGGTTGTGTGGCTTGGTCAGATGAGGCTGGCGATGCTGGAGGTGGTCTCCTGACGTCGGCCCGCAGACAACTGTCCTGAGACACTGTAGACGCTGCCATGGCCACTGTGTTCTCTGAGGGTAGAGGGGGTGGTCATGCAGATGGAGGGGCAGTGTCCACTCATGCCCACCTGATACAGCAGCAAGCCCAGCAGCAAGAGTGAGCCAGAGGCAGCCAGGGCGATGCCCACAGACAGCATGGCAGTCAGTGGCCGGGCAGGAGCAGGGCCAGCAGCCAGTCCAGCGAGGGTGAGGCCAGTGACCAGCAGCACCAGGCCACTGAGCAGCACCACGAGGGCATCGGCTCCTCCGCCACTGCGCAGTAAGGCCACATGATGCGGCTGGCGGATGCAGTTCATATCCTGCACGGCTGAGCTCATCAGCTGCTTCACCAGGACCAGCAGGGCCAGCAGGCAAAGCACCGTGCCCACTGCCAGCCTCCACTCCCCGGAGCGGCTGCTGGTGGAGGAGAGCAGGGCCACACCGCCTGCCCCACAGCCTGCCACCAGAGCCACGGCCATGGCGAAGCAGAGTGCTGAGCGCCGTGGCTGCTGGGACCACCACAGCTCCACCTGCTCGGCCAACACGTCAGGGGGCAATGCTGGTCTTGAGGAACTTCGAGGCATTCCTGCAGGCATGGCTGTAGCTGGGAGTGATCAGGGTGGACCAGGCAGTGGATCAGTAGTGGTCGGTGTGAGGATTAGAGAGTGGGGATCAGGGCCGGCAGCACCCCCAAACCCCCTTGGCAGGTAGAGGCCCTCAGTCCTGCTCTTCTCACAGCCCAGGGCATGAAGAGCATCATCTGCAGGGGCAGAAACACACGAGTTaacctcccaccccacccatgTACTTCCCCGAAGCCTTGGGAGGACCCTTGGAAATCTCCCGTGGAAGCCCCTTCCCTCTGCCCCTGGGAAAGTCCTGATCAGTAATTCCAAGAGaggcccccccaccccacccccccaccccccgccattCCCATTTCTCCAATCTGTTGCCCAGCCTCTGACCTCTCTG
This window of the Suncus etruscus isolate mSunEtr1 chromosome 6, mSunEtr1.pri.cur, whole genome shotgun sequence genome carries:
- the TMEM125 gene encoding transmembrane protein 125; protein product: MPAGMPRSSSRPALPPDVLAEQVELWWSQQPRRSALCFAMAVALVAGCGAGGVALLSSTSSRSGEWRLAVGTVLCLLALLVLVKQLMSSAVQDMNCIRQPHHVALLRSGGGADALVVLLSGLVLLVTGLTLAGLAAGPAPARPLTAMLSVGIALAASGSLLLLGLLLYQVGMSGHCPSICMTTPSTLREHSGHGSVYSVSGQLSAGRRQETTSSIASLI